One part of the Sorangiineae bacterium MSr11954 genome encodes these proteins:
- a CDS encoding ABC transporter permease yields the protein MAAATAPARNPNPRGPSRGTGTSKLDSFAGNVGKSFLYIAATAGGMGVLLGQIIARLFPPRIDKTELWRNLYKMSVKSLPIVAVTALFTGAIMVIQAAPIVKRYGAEGLLGWGAGFGTLREIAPLLTALMISGRVGANNTAELGTMVVTEQVDALRTLAIDPISFLILPRFIGITLTLFMMTLYADILALFGAAFTGEALLTVSPQSFYNGLVGGLLGFGDVANGLCKSFVFGLVIALSSCHFGLSTTGGAPGVGRSVTATVVASAAGVFIIDYLVSFILG from the coding sequence ATGGCTGCAGCAACGGCGCCCGCTCGCAATCCGAATCCGCGCGGACCGTCTCGTGGGACGGGAACCTCGAAGCTCGATTCATTCGCGGGCAACGTTGGAAAGAGCTTTCTCTACATTGCGGCCACCGCCGGGGGCATGGGTGTTCTGCTCGGCCAAATCATCGCGCGCCTCTTTCCGCCACGCATCGACAAGACGGAGCTGTGGCGAAACCTCTACAAGATGTCCGTCAAGTCGCTGCCCATCGTGGCGGTGACCGCGCTCTTCACGGGCGCCATCATGGTCATCCAGGCCGCGCCCATCGTGAAGCGCTACGGCGCCGAGGGCTTGCTCGGCTGGGGAGCCGGCTTCGGAACCTTGCGGGAGATCGCGCCTTTGCTCACGGCCCTCATGATCAGCGGCCGCGTGGGCGCCAACAACACCGCGGAGCTGGGGACCATGGTGGTGACCGAGCAGGTCGACGCGCTCCGCACCCTCGCCATCGACCCCATCTCGTTCCTCATCCTGCCGCGCTTCATCGGCATCACCCTCACCCTCTTCATGATGACCCTCTACGCCGACATCCTCGCCCTCTTCGGCGCGGCGTTCACGGGGGAAGCGCTGCTCACGGTCTCGCCCCAGAGCTTTTACAATGGCTTGGTCGGCGGGCTGCTCGGGTTCGGCGACGTGGCCAATGGCCTTTGCAAGAGCTTCGTATTCGGCTTGGTCATCGCGTTATCGAGCTGCCACTTCGGCCTCTCCACCACCGGCGGCGCCCCCGGCGTCGGACGCTCCGTCACCGCCACCGTCGTCGCCAGCGCGGCGGGCGTGTTCATCATCGATTACCTGGTCAGCTTCATCCTGGGATAG
- a CDS encoding ATP-binding cassette domain-containing protein: MIRIRGLTKHGRQPGMAPILNDVNLEVPKGCLYGLIGPGAAGKSVLMKLIVGLLRADGGEIRVEDEDITQMSELQLQAVRLKFGMLFQNNALFDHLSVADNIAFPLRRLFSLSDEEVAQRVAERLACVALKGFEDRMPSGLSGGQKKRVGVARATVSRAPIVLYDEPAAGLDPVTSQKIFDLLRSEQRASGATVIMVSSDLDRLLTVTDRVGMLYRGRLIFDGTTEEARQTMEPRVRQFVHGLTEGPL, encoded by the coding sequence ATGATTCGAATTCGCGGCCTCACCAAACACGGGCGCCAGCCGGGCATGGCGCCGATCCTGAACGACGTGAACCTGGAGGTGCCGAAGGGCTGCCTCTACGGCCTGATCGGGCCAGGCGCGGCGGGGAAGAGCGTGCTCATGAAGCTCATCGTAGGCCTTTTACGGGCCGACGGGGGCGAGATTCGGGTGGAGGACGAGGACATCACCCAGATGTCGGAGCTGCAGCTGCAGGCGGTGCGTTTGAAGTTCGGGATGCTCTTTCAAAACAACGCGCTCTTCGATCATCTGTCGGTGGCCGACAACATCGCATTCCCCCTGCGCCGCCTCTTTTCCCTCTCCGACGAAGAAGTCGCCCAGCGCGTGGCCGAGCGGCTCGCGTGCGTGGCCCTCAAAGGCTTCGAAGATCGCATGCCCTCGGGCCTCTCCGGCGGCCAAAAGAAGCGCGTGGGCGTGGCCCGCGCCACCGTCAGCCGCGCGCCCATCGTCTTGTACGACGAGCCGGCCGCCGGGCTCGATCCGGTCACCTCGCAGAAGATCTTCGACCTGCTCCGGAGCGAGCAGCGCGCCTCGGGGGCCACCGTCATCATGGTCTCCAGCGATCTCGATCGCCTGCTCACGGTCACCGATCGCGTGGGCATGCTCTACCGCGGGCGCCTCATCTTCGATGGCACCACCGAGGAGGCGCGCCAAACGATGGAACCCCGAGTCCGCCAATTCGTGCACGGGCTGACGGAGGGTCCGCTCTAG
- a CDS encoding SDR family NAD(P)-dependent oxidoreductase, producing MESESYQWARNKVAIVTGASAGIGHSVACKLAEAGAKVVLVARGREKLDAVAQRIGLERALPYVADVSHFESVRELPKHTVERFGRLDILVNNAGLNHRGPALGISPDTLAAIITTNLAAPIFLTRVVAEHLAQHGGGSIVNVASLAGKVPVKDEAAYCASKAGLRAFGRALGMELSSVGVRVSTVCPGPVDTEFLGDLNHVPDIVLSQPMVSPDQVADAVLACIQSGKPEISLPAFSGVLATIGYVFPTLAQTLQPLLERRGAANRRRHLASRG from the coding sequence GTGGAGTCCGAATCATACCAATGGGCACGTAATAAAGTCGCGATTGTTACCGGTGCATCCGCAGGTATTGGTCACTCGGTTGCTTGCAAGCTCGCTGAAGCGGGAGCGAAGGTGGTGCTGGTCGCCCGCGGCCGCGAAAAGCTCGACGCAGTAGCCCAGCGCATCGGTCTGGAGCGCGCGCTGCCGTACGTCGCCGACGTGTCGCACTTCGAGAGTGTGCGGGAGCTACCGAAGCACACGGTCGAACGCTTCGGACGTCTGGACATCCTGGTGAACAACGCCGGGCTCAACCACCGTGGCCCCGCGCTCGGCATATCCCCCGATACGCTCGCGGCCATCATCACGACCAACCTCGCCGCGCCCATCTTTCTCACCCGCGTGGTCGCCGAGCACTTGGCGCAGCACGGCGGAGGGTCCATCGTCAACGTGGCGAGCCTCGCGGGCAAGGTGCCCGTCAAAGACGAAGCGGCCTACTGCGCATCGAAGGCGGGCTTGCGCGCCTTCGGGCGGGCGCTCGGGATGGAGCTTTCGTCTGTCGGTGTCCGTGTGTCCACCGTTTGCCCTGGCCCGGTCGACACCGAGTTTCTGGGCGATCTGAATCACGTACCGGATATTGTCCTGTCGCAACCCATGGTGAGCCCCGACCAAGTCGCCGACGCGGTCCTCGCGTGCATCCAGAGCGGCAAGCCCGAGATCAGCCTCCCGGCTTTTTCGGGTGTTCTGGCCACGATCGGCTACGTATTTCCCACTCTCGCGCAGACGCTGCAGCCGCTCCTCGAGCGCCGCGGCGCCGCGAATCGACGGCGCCACCTGGCCTCTCGAGGTTGA